A DNA window from Polyangiaceae bacterium contains the following coding sequences:
- a CDS encoding SDR family oxidoreductase codes for MATVGPNMQILVTGFPNFRGRKAVEHILATEPAAQVVAVVKEDFHETAEACLKTWPAARRKRVKLLRGDAAAMDFGLSGEEYVELCGSVTHLLHTAQVTYPGASREMADNVNLGGAREVVEFCRQSTTLQSALVFSSAGVSGDRTGLVRERDLMLGQSFRTPVEASLARAERLLSRYMPELPITIVRPTQIIGDSRTGEVDRFDGPYLVIMLIVSSPPELPVPLPTRGDAPMNLVPIDFVVDAALRLLKEPRARGRTFHIADPRPLSVRRVYELVANAGGKRLSQGFIPTRVSKAVLSAAGASATGRSHKALVDFLATPVRYDTSGFDEILGGELPPCPPFETYVDALVAFVNKRVQERRQQQNAALEELDDALL; via the coding sequence ATGGCGACGGTTGGTCCAAACATGCAGATCCTCGTGACGGGCTTCCCGAACTTTCGGGGGCGCAAGGCGGTCGAGCACATCCTGGCAACGGAGCCAGCCGCGCAGGTGGTTGCGGTCGTGAAGGAGGATTTTCACGAAACCGCGGAGGCATGCCTGAAGACCTGGCCAGCCGCTCGACGCAAGCGCGTCAAGCTGTTGCGTGGGGACGCGGCTGCGATGGACTTTGGGCTCAGCGGCGAAGAGTATGTCGAGCTGTGCGGGTCGGTGACTCACCTGCTGCACACGGCACAAGTGACCTACCCGGGCGCCAGTCGCGAGATGGCCGACAATGTGAACTTGGGCGGTGCCCGCGAGGTCGTCGAGTTCTGCCGCCAGTCGACGACGTTGCAGAGCGCCCTGGTGTTTTCCAGCGCTGGCGTCAGTGGGGACCGCACCGGGCTCGTGCGTGAACGTGATCTGATGCTGGGGCAGTCTTTCCGCACGCCCGTGGAAGCTTCCTTGGCGCGGGCGGAGCGTTTGCTCTCGCGCTACATGCCTGAGCTTCCCATCACCATCGTGCGGCCCACGCAAATCATCGGGGATTCCCGCACGGGCGAGGTCGATCGTTTCGACGGCCCGTACTTGGTCATCATGCTGATCGTGAGCTCCCCGCCGGAGCTGCCCGTGCCGCTGCCGACCCGGGGCGATGCGCCGATGAACTTGGTGCCCATCGACTTCGTGGTGGATGCGGCCCTGCGCTTGCTGAAGGAGCCGAGGGCACGCGGTCGGACATTTCACATCGCGGATCCGCGTCCCTTGTCCGTGCGACGGGTGTACGAGCTGGTGGCCAACGCCGGGGGCAAGCGTCTCTCCCAGGGTTTCATTCCCACGCGGGTGAGCAAGGCCGTGCTCAGCGCAGCTGGCGCCAGTGCCACGGGACGTAGTCACAAAGCGCTCGTGGACTTTTTGGCCACGCCGGTTCGCTACGACACCAGTGGGTTCGACGAGATCCTAGGGGGAGAGTTGCCTCCCTGTCCGCCCTTCGAGACCTACGTGGACGCGCTCGTGGCTTTCGTCAACAAGCGAGTACAGGAACGCCGACAGCAACAGAACGCGGCGCTCGAGGAGCTCGACGACGCGTTGCTGTGA
- the ssb gene encoding single-stranded DNA-binding protein gives MAEGLNRVMLLGNLGADPELRMTSGGQAVLKMRLATSETYFDRNRVKQERTEWHNVVVWGKRAEALGKFLTKGSRLFVEGGLRTSSYEDRDGNKRYRTEIVANNIILAGSGGGGGRGGGGGGSGPRDDDFGAPDSSGGHGGGGFDDADYGGGDDDIPF, from the coding sequence ATGGCAGAAGGTCTCAATCGGGTGATGTTGCTCGGCAATCTGGGAGCCGATCCGGAGCTGCGTATGACCAGCGGAGGACAGGCGGTACTCAAGATGCGGCTGGCGACTTCCGAAACCTACTTCGACCGCAATCGCGTCAAGCAGGAACGCACCGAGTGGCACAATGTAGTGGTCTGGGGCAAACGTGCCGAGGCGCTGGGGAAGTTCCTGACCAAGGGTTCGCGCCTGTTCGTCGAGGGCGGACTACGCACTTCCAGTTACGAGGACCGAGACGGTAACAAGCGCTACCGCACCGAGATCGTCGCGAACAACATCATCCTGGCGGGTTCCGGAGGCGGAGGCGGACGTGGCGGCGGCGGTGGCGGTAGTGGGCCACGCGACGATGACTTCGGCGCTCCGGATAGCAGCGGAGGTCACGGTGGTGGCGGCTTCGACGACGCGGACTATGGCGGCGGTGACGACGACATCCCGTTCTGA
- a CDS encoding GDSL-type esterase/lipase family protein, producing MGRSRTKVGAGLPHGDVIVAVCGAIVAITCAASMDSTTEPVVASARPPPAEAAPVARVPAAASRPAPPPTQFQAPSASPAEPAPPPSHVELPHLRSALAALASGTATESVRVAWLGDSHTYADFWPHRLRQALQQKYGAGGPGYVLLGIKPYRHGQVRVKLEGKWRREPSSPSSGAKQLDGIFGLAGQRAVPLSADATASAELFHGKAEQRLRWTLLYRLPAGAALSVQVGTSASKRLTSGSAASGSPILRHTLESDATQRFTVRGAGGAPEVYGVVIETVTPGVVVDSLGVNGARAGTALVWDAPSFGAELSARRPALVVLAYGTNEAASALTGARVTQQLQALVKRVRDAVPGADCVLIGPTDMAEEGGGSRPRVAEIDAAVAAGARNASCGFVSAYGLMGGEGAFSRWQAESPALASTDRVHLTAKGYDKLGDLVLERLALP from the coding sequence ATGGGTAGATCTCGTACCAAGGTCGGAGCGGGGCTGCCCCACGGCGACGTGATTGTCGCCGTCTGTGGTGCCATCGTCGCCATCACCTGCGCAGCGAGCATGGATTCGACGACGGAGCCCGTCGTTGCATCTGCTCGACCCCCCCCCGCGGAAGCCGCGCCCGTCGCTCGAGTTCCCGCGGCTGCTTCTCGACCGGCGCCTCCGCCGACGCAGTTCCAGGCGCCCAGTGCGTCCCCGGCGGAGCCCGCGCCTCCGCCCAGCCACGTCGAGCTTCCGCATCTGCGCTCGGCGCTCGCGGCGCTGGCGAGCGGAACCGCGACGGAATCCGTTCGCGTCGCATGGCTAGGGGACTCGCATACCTACGCCGATTTCTGGCCTCACCGTTTGCGGCAGGCCTTGCAGCAGAAGTACGGAGCCGGCGGGCCCGGCTACGTCCTGTTGGGTATCAAGCCCTATCGTCACGGACAGGTACGGGTGAAGCTCGAGGGCAAGTGGCGGCGCGAGCCATCGTCACCTTCCAGTGGGGCCAAGCAACTCGACGGGATTTTTGGACTCGCGGGGCAGCGCGCCGTCCCGCTTTCGGCTGACGCCACTGCGAGTGCGGAGCTCTTTCACGGCAAAGCCGAGCAACGGTTGCGCTGGACGCTGCTGTATCGCCTGCCCGCCGGCGCGGCGTTGTCCGTGCAAGTCGGAACCAGCGCGTCCAAGCGTCTGACCTCTGGTAGCGCCGCCAGCGGCTCACCCATCCTGCGCCACACCCTCGAATCCGACGCGACTCAGCGCTTCACGGTGCGCGGCGCGGGTGGCGCGCCGGAGGTGTACGGCGTCGTGATCGAGACGGTCACACCTGGCGTGGTGGTCGATTCCCTGGGCGTCAACGGAGCGCGTGCCGGCACGGCGCTGGTATGGGATGCCCCCAGCTTTGGCGCCGAGCTCTCGGCGCGTCGCCCGGCACTGGTGGTGCTCGCCTACGGAACCAATGAAGCTGCCTCTGCGCTCACGGGCGCCAGGGTCACCCAGCAGTTGCAGGCGCTCGTGAAGCGGGTTCGCGACGCCGTGCCCGGCGCGGATTGCGTGTTGATCGGCCCCACGGACATGGCCGAAGAGGGGGGTGGCAGTCGGCCGCGCGTCGCGGAAATCGACGCGGCGGTGGCCGCAGGCGCACGGAACGCGTCCTGCGGCTTCGTCAGCGCCTACGGTCTCATGGGGGGCGAAGGGGCGTTCAGTCGCTGGCAGGCGGAATCACCAGCCCTCGCGTCTACGGATCGCGTGCACCTCACTGCCAAGGGCTACGACAAGCTGGGAGACTTGGTGCTCGAGCGCCTAGCCTTGCCCTGA
- a CDS encoding type II secretion system F family protein — translation MAEFAWQARSRNGELRKGTMEADDEAAVNAKLRQQQLSPVKVKRKRDLVNIQFGSGVTTKDLVTFTRLFATMIDAGLPLVQCLEILAGQQANKIFAGVLRDVKSSVEQGASFSEALRRHPKVFDELFVNLVHAGEVGGILDTIMARLSVYLEKRQKLVRQVRGAMVYPAIVIVVAIGVMAVLLTFVIPAFERMFKDFGGGKDALPKLTQIIVALSHAFVSYLPFIAVAVVIGIVAFVYSYRTPGGKRFFHNALLKSPLVGPVLRKIAVARFTRTLGTLLQSGVPILDALDICARTSGNVIIEAGIQYVRVKISEGKNMAEPLVQAKVFPDMVVQMIAVGEQTGALDQMLNKIADFYEEETDIAVAAMTSAIEPILMVGVGGMVGVVLIAMYLPIFSLAGNIKAD, via the coding sequence ATGGCCGAGTTTGCATGGCAAGCCCGCTCCCGCAACGGGGAGCTTCGCAAGGGCACGATGGAGGCCGACGACGAGGCGGCCGTCAACGCCAAGCTGCGTCAACAGCAGCTTTCGCCGGTCAAGGTCAAGCGCAAGCGCGATCTGGTGAACATCCAGTTCGGCAGCGGGGTCACCACCAAGGACCTCGTCACCTTCACGCGGCTTTTCGCCACGATGATCGATGCCGGGCTGCCGCTGGTGCAGTGCTTGGAAATCCTCGCGGGTCAGCAGGCCAACAAGATCTTCGCTGGCGTGCTGCGTGACGTGAAGTCCTCGGTCGAGCAGGGTGCGTCCTTCAGCGAGGCCCTGCGACGTCACCCCAAGGTGTTCGACGAGTTGTTCGTGAACCTGGTTCACGCCGGTGAGGTGGGCGGCATTCTAGACACCATCATGGCGCGACTGTCCGTTTACCTGGAGAAGCGGCAGAAGCTGGTGCGGCAGGTGCGCGGTGCGATGGTCTACCCCGCGATCGTCATCGTGGTGGCCATCGGCGTGATGGCCGTGCTGCTCACCTTCGTGATCCCGGCGTTCGAGCGCATGTTCAAGGATTTCGGCGGCGGCAAGGACGCATTGCCCAAGCTGACCCAGATCATCGTGGCACTCTCTCACGCCTTCGTCTCGTACTTGCCCTTCATCGCGGTGGCGGTCGTCATCGGCATCGTCGCCTTCGTCTATTCCTACCGAACCCCAGGAGGAAAGCGCTTCTTCCACAACGCGCTCCTCAAGTCGCCCTTGGTCGGTCCAGTGTTGCGCAAGATTGCCGTGGCGCGCTTCACGCGTACCTTGGGCACGTTGCTCCAGTCTGGCGTGCCCATCCTGGACGCCCTGGACATCTGCGCGCGCACCAGCGGAAACGTGATCATCGAAGCTGGTATTCAGTACGTGCGCGTGAAGATCAGCGAGGGCAAGAACATGGCGGAGCCCTTGGTTCAGGCCAAGGTGTTCCCCGACATGGTCGTGCAGATGATCGCGGTCGGCGAACAGACCGGCGCGTTGGATCAGATGCTGAACAAGATTGCCGACTTCTACGAAGAAGAAACGGACATCGCCGTGGCCGCGATGACCAGCGCGATCGAGCCCATCCTGATGGTGGGTGTGGGCGGCATGGTTGGCGTCGTCTTGATCGCCATGTACCTGCCCATCTTCTCGCTGGCAGGCAACATCAAGGCGGACTAG
- a CDS encoding ATP-binding protein, with the protein MGVRLGIPEALADAPLPRRLAWITLARLGLLVVALALLGVFYLRGGFRLETYSVQIALIVLGLSFALAGVYAAMLRSGKRLELLAYAQLVFDQLTWTALVYLTGGASSGATSFFGLSCLMGAILLGLPGATLAAGSAAAFYAALVALLRFDVLSPPPDQPATLYRISSDELAYYGLVNLLMLVVVTLLAGYLAERLRVTGGQLQQAEKRAEQAERMAALGRLAAGLAHEIRNPLGAIAGSISLLETSSALGDEDRVLCAIVQREAARLNDLVTDMMDLTRPRAPQRTAVDIAQIAREVVELSRASGRGLTDVDVQYAGEDSVTVDADSAQMRQLVWNLVRNAVQASRAGDVVKVGVMREGEGVLLSVKDDGVGIDAEARERIFDAFFTTRSKGTGVGLAVVKRIVDDHGFAIEVLSEHGRGARFDVHLPVVNARA; encoded by the coding sequence GTGGGCGTCCGGCTCGGAATCCCTGAGGCACTCGCCGACGCTCCGCTCCCACGGCGGCTGGCGTGGATCACGCTTGCGCGCCTCGGCTTGCTGGTCGTCGCGCTCGCCCTGCTCGGCGTCTTCTACCTTCGCGGTGGCTTCCGGCTCGAGACTTACTCCGTCCAGATCGCGCTGATCGTGCTGGGGCTGAGCTTCGCGCTGGCGGGCGTGTACGCCGCCATGCTGCGTAGCGGCAAGCGTCTCGAACTCCTGGCCTACGCACAGCTCGTGTTCGATCAGCTGACCTGGACTGCGCTGGTGTACCTCACGGGTGGCGCGTCCAGCGGTGCCACGAGCTTCTTCGGGCTGAGCTGCCTGATGGGGGCGATCTTGCTCGGGTTGCCCGGTGCAACGCTCGCCGCGGGCAGCGCTGCGGCCTTCTACGCCGCCTTGGTGGCGCTGCTGCGCTTCGATGTGCTTTCACCACCGCCGGACCAACCGGCGACCTTGTATCGCATCAGCAGCGACGAACTCGCGTACTACGGCTTGGTCAACCTGCTGATGCTCGTCGTGGTGACCTTGCTCGCGGGCTACCTGGCGGAGCGCTTGCGCGTCACCGGCGGTCAACTGCAGCAGGCCGAGAAGCGTGCCGAGCAAGCGGAGCGCATGGCCGCCCTGGGGCGCCTGGCAGCAGGATTGGCTCACGAGATCCGCAACCCCCTGGGTGCCATTGCCGGTTCGATCAGCTTGCTCGAAACCAGCTCTGCCCTGGGCGACGAAGACCGCGTGCTGTGCGCGATCGTACAGCGGGAGGCGGCACGCCTGAACGATCTAGTGACGGACATGATGGACCTGACGCGGCCGCGCGCGCCCCAACGAACGGCCGTCGACATCGCGCAGATCGCCCGGGAAGTGGTCGAGCTATCGCGCGCGTCGGGTCGAGGGCTGACGGACGTCGACGTGCAGTACGCGGGCGAGGACAGCGTGACCGTCGATGCGGATTCCGCGCAAATGCGGCAGCTGGTCTGGAACCTGGTGCGCAATGCCGTGCAGGCGAGCCGCGCGGGTGACGTCGTGAAAGTGGGGGTCATGCGGGAAGGTGAGGGGGTGCTCCTCAGCGTGAAGGATGACGGCGTGGGCATCGACGCCGAGGCGCGGGAGCGTATCTTCGACGCCTTCTTCACCACTCGCTCCAAGGGCACGGGGGTCGGCCTGGCCGTGGTCAAGCGCATCGTGGACGACCACGGCTTTGCGATAGAGGTGCTCAGTGAGCATGGGCGGGGCGCCCGCTTCGACGTGCACCTGCCGGTCGTGAACGCCAGGGCGTGA
- a CDS encoding MerR family transcriptional regulator, which produces MTGSEKLPVKLYYRIGEVADIVGVEPHVLRYWETEFRSIRPQKSRKGQRVYSRRDVEKLLNVKDLLYTHGFTIAGARKQLRDGSAPATAAPATAAPTSDLPPVAAKTPEKLRVGLLELKRDVEAMLSELGARS; this is translated from the coding sequence TTGACGGGTTCCGAAAAGCTCCCGGTCAAGCTCTACTACCGTATCGGCGAAGTGGCCGACATCGTGGGGGTCGAACCTCACGTGCTGCGCTACTGGGAGACGGAGTTTCGTAGCATCCGTCCGCAAAAATCCCGCAAGGGCCAGCGCGTCTACTCCCGTCGCGACGTGGAGAAGCTGCTCAACGTCAAGGACCTGCTCTACACCCACGGCTTCACCATCGCCGGGGCTCGCAAGCAGCTGCGGGACGGGTCGGCGCCCGCCACCGCGGCGCCCGCCACCGCAGCGCCCACCTCGGACCTGCCCCCCGTGGCCGCAAAAACCCCAGAAAAGCTGCGGGTCGGCTTGCTGGAACTCAAGAGAGACGTCGAAGCGATGCTGTCGGAGCTAGGCGCCCGCAGCTGA
- a CDS encoding ABC transporter substrate-binding protein, translating to MNRRSLLMLAAITGLMLVAPVASAGDSPEGFIKDRQAKLAGLLKAKASDSKIEAVFDEMLDYDTLGKESLGKHWDDRSAEERREFQTVLKRLVRNAYRKNLKKTLDYDVSYKGEGKARAGTLVRTVATSRANKREEPVAIDYLIHKVDGKWRVYDITTEGSSLTRNYRSQFNRVIKKKGFAELMRRMKSKLDKEDA from the coding sequence ATGAACCGCCGCTCACTGCTCATGCTCGCCGCCATCACTGGCCTCATGCTCGTCGCCCCTGTCGCCTCGGCCGGGGATTCTCCAGAAGGATTCATCAAGGACCGCCAAGCCAAGCTCGCGGGCCTGCTGAAGGCGAAGGCCTCGGACTCGAAGATCGAGGCCGTGTTCGACGAGATGCTCGACTACGACACGCTGGGCAAGGAGTCGCTGGGCAAGCACTGGGACGACAGGAGCGCCGAGGAGCGAAGAGAGTTCCAGACCGTTCTCAAGCGCCTGGTGCGCAACGCCTACCGGAAGAACCTCAAGAAGACTCTGGACTACGACGTCAGCTACAAGGGCGAGGGCAAGGCAAGGGCAGGGACTCTCGTCCGCACCGTCGCCACCAGCCGCGCCAACAAGCGTGAGGAGCCCGTGGCAATCGACTACTTGATTCACAAGGTCGACGGCAAGTGGCGCGTGTACGACATCACCACCGAAGGCTCCAGCCTGACCCGCAACTACCGCAGCCAGTTCAACCGCGTGATCAAGAAGAAGGGCTTCGCGGAGTTGATGCGCCGCATGAAGAGCAAGCTCGACAAGGAAGATGCATGA
- a CDS encoding integration host factor subunit alpha, whose product MTKADIVNAVYTRLGGFSKKESADLVDLVFETMKETLGRGEKIKISGFGNFVLRDKRQRQGRNPQTGQPIVISARRVLNFKASQLLKQALNDNGEPEPEGSWEQQR is encoded by the coding sequence ATGACCAAGGCCGATATCGTCAACGCGGTCTACACCCGTCTTGGGGGCTTCTCCAAGAAGGAGTCCGCGGATCTCGTGGATCTGGTGTTCGAGACCATGAAGGAAACACTGGGGCGGGGGGAGAAGATCAAGATCTCCGGCTTCGGCAACTTCGTGCTGCGCGACAAGCGGCAGCGGCAGGGGCGCAATCCCCAAACGGGTCAGCCCATCGTCATTTCCGCCCGGCGCGTGCTGAACTTCAAGGCAAGTCAGCTGCTCAAGCAAGCGCTGAACGACAACGGCGAGCCGGAGCCCGAGGGGAGCTGGGAGCAGCAGCGTTGA
- a CDS encoding serine hydrolase codes for MPQAEPIDSLRAALLGRLKREVVDASVAPAVCAGLFSRPSELAAIELRVAAGRAQGRDVAVDTPFDLASLTKPVVALCAARMARAGLLCLEAPLEEALPWTRGTPSGAVPIELLLAHRAGLHAHVELFAPLRWRRTVELGALLQQAARERRPECLGPAPSGGFPPVYSDLGYILLGAALSAAGGAALDELVWHHVTEPLGVAIGSARQWIARSAQFLRSVAPTEHVHFRGGVVCGQVHDENAWALSGHGLSGHAGLFGTLDGVLGLGAALLDCLRGGRPEFLHPTDLEPLLRRRPGGTLRAGFDSAQPSGSSAGDLAGPNTFGHLGFTGTSVWWDPDRNTVTAVLTNRVHPTRERLGIRLVRPWLHDALWRASDVLSGRPSGAPAPTDGKN; via the coding sequence ATGCCCCAGGCCGAACCCATCGACTCCCTTCGCGCTGCCCTCCTCGGGCGGCTGAAGCGCGAGGTCGTGGACGCGTCGGTCGCACCCGCGGTGTGCGCCGGGCTTTTCTCGCGTCCTTCGGAGCTGGCAGCCATCGAACTGCGGGTCGCGGCTGGCAGAGCGCAAGGGCGTGACGTCGCGGTCGATACGCCCTTCGACCTGGCGAGCCTGACGAAGCCCGTAGTCGCCCTGTGTGCCGCACGCATGGCGCGCGCCGGATTGCTTTGCCTCGAAGCGCCGCTAGAAGAGGCGCTGCCCTGGACGCGGGGCACGCCGAGCGGCGCCGTCCCGATCGAGCTATTGCTCGCGCACCGGGCTGGCCTACACGCCCACGTGGAGCTGTTCGCGCCGTTGCGCTGGCGTCGAACGGTGGAGTTGGGAGCGCTCCTGCAGCAAGCTGCGAGGGAGCGCCGTCCAGAGTGCCTGGGCCCGGCGCCATCAGGGGGATTTCCCCCCGTGTACAGCGACCTCGGCTACATTTTGCTCGGCGCGGCGCTCAGCGCGGCGGGCGGAGCCGCACTGGACGAGCTGGTTTGGCACCACGTGACCGAGCCCCTGGGCGTGGCGATCGGCAGCGCGCGACAGTGGATTGCGCGCTCAGCTCAGTTCCTTCGCAGCGTTGCACCCACCGAGCACGTCCATTTCCGCGGCGGCGTCGTCTGCGGACAGGTCCACGACGAGAATGCCTGGGCCCTTTCAGGTCATGGACTATCGGGCCACGCGGGGCTGTTCGGAACCCTCGACGGCGTGCTGGGCCTCGGCGCCGCGCTGTTGGACTGCCTGCGCGGCGGGCGGCCGGAGTTCCTGCACCCGACGGATCTCGAACCATTGCTCCGCCGGCGTCCGGGTGGCACCCTTCGTGCCGGCTTCGACTCGGCACAGCCCAGCGGGTCCAGTGCGGGGGATCTCGCCGGCCCCAATACCTTCGGACATCTGGGCTTCACAGGCACGAGCGTGTGGTGGGATCCAGACCGAAATACCGTCACGGCCGTACTGACCAATCGAGTGCACCCCACCCGCGAACGCCTGGGGATTCGGCTGGTTCGTCCCTGGCTTCACGACGCCTTGTGGCGAGCGAGCGACGTGCTCTCCGGGCGCCCTTCCGGCGCTCCGGCCCCAACCGACGGAAAGAATTGA
- a CDS encoding FHA domain-containing protein, translated as MWKLSIEDDQGNKTVVNLVRDEYTLGRAEDNTVRLTERNISRHHSTLQRNGSGWVISDNQSYNGCFVNGVRVADPQRLEHGDLVQVGDYRLEVTDDAVAAVGSRAATVPAVPKSQMLLGQPDRLVMLVGPTPGAEFALAGGRVVIGRGEECDIAINHSSVSRVHAEIHTVGDGRYELVDRESANGVRLNGVELNRGLIDARDTIELGDVVFKFIPAGVVYRPGADESQQLNVAAVAGFERPAPSVPAPSGMSAGVKAVAAVFGLGLLVVLGMLTLRREPPEPTEPVAAVSSDSAATVLKEAKDLAANGNLEAAHLKLTSGIPEDSNLRQSPEFRTLEAQWADSLFSAAAQETDPAKKREILERITKATSVDSTTRKRAATEIEKLDVAGVAVTDLPPTPTVAQTDVPKPALNGGIVRKDPFATAAPKPAGKPPTASYPKPGPTPAPAPKPVNTSDDLGDRAKLKAMKDSLKGKVASGNASDAEKRMLRALCRQLGDGSCVN; from the coding sequence ATGTGGAAGCTCTCCATCGAGGACGATCAAGGTAACAAGACGGTCGTCAATCTCGTTCGTGACGAGTACACGTTGGGTCGCGCCGAGGACAACACTGTCCGCCTGACCGAGCGCAACATCTCGCGGCATCACTCCACGCTGCAGCGCAACGGATCCGGCTGGGTCATTTCCGACAACCAGAGCTACAACGGCTGCTTCGTCAACGGCGTGCGCGTCGCGGATCCGCAGCGGCTCGAACACGGAGACCTTGTGCAGGTAGGCGACTACCGTCTCGAGGTCACTGACGATGCAGTGGCTGCAGTGGGCTCCCGCGCCGCCACCGTCCCGGCCGTACCCAAGAGCCAGATGCTGTTGGGCCAGCCGGATCGCTTGGTGATGCTGGTGGGACCGACACCGGGTGCCGAGTTTGCGCTCGCTGGTGGTCGCGTCGTCATCGGGCGCGGAGAAGAGTGCGACATCGCAATCAACCACAGCTCGGTGAGCCGCGTACATGCGGAGATTCACACGGTCGGCGACGGTCGTTACGAGCTCGTGGACCGCGAGAGCGCCAATGGGGTGCGACTGAACGGCGTGGAGCTCAACCGCGGACTCATCGATGCCCGCGACACAATCGAGCTGGGGGACGTGGTCTTCAAGTTCATTCCCGCCGGAGTGGTGTACCGACCCGGCGCCGACGAGAGCCAGCAGCTCAACGTTGCCGCCGTCGCCGGATTCGAACGTCCGGCGCCCTCGGTGCCGGCGCCCAGCGGCATGTCTGCAGGCGTGAAGGCAGTTGCAGCCGTGTTCGGCTTGGGCTTGCTGGTCGTCTTGGGCATGCTCACGCTGCGCCGCGAGCCCCCTGAACCTACCGAGCCCGTGGCTGCGGTTTCGAGCGACAGCGCTGCGACGGTACTCAAGGAAGCGAAGGACCTCGCGGCCAACGGCAACTTGGAAGCGGCGCATCTCAAATTGACCTCTGGCATCCCCGAGGACAGCAACCTCCGCCAGTCTCCCGAGTTCCGTACGCTGGAAGCGCAGTGGGCTGATTCCCTCTTCAGCGCGGCGGCGCAGGAAACCGACCCGGCCAAGAAGCGCGAGATCCTCGAGCGCATCACCAAGGCGACGAGCGTCGACTCGACCACCCGCAAACGCGCCGCAACCGAAATCGAGAAGCTCGACGTTGCTGGGGTTGCCGTCACGGACCTACCCCCAACTCCCACCGTGGCGCAGACTGACGTGCCCAAGCCGGCCCTCAACGGCGGAATCGTGCGCAAGGATCCTTTCGCCACGGCCGCCCCCAAGCCCGCAGGCAAGCCGCCCACGGCGTCCTATCCGAAACCGGGGCCTACGCCCGCGCCCGCGCCGAAGCCGGTGAACACCTCCGACGACCTGGGCGATCGCGCCAAGCTAAAGGCAATGAAGGATTCGCTGAAGGGCAAGGTCGCCTCGGGCAACGCCTCGGACGCCGAAAAACGCATGCTGCGCGCCCTGTGCCGGCAGCTCGGCGACGGCAGCTGCGTGAACTGA